The Skermanella rosea sequence GATCATGGAAGGGACGGTCGCCTCCGTGCCGCCCCAGGGTGGCCGGAAGCATCCCCAGCAGGAGTTCCTGCAGGTCGACACCACCAACATCCTGTTCATCTGCGGCGGCGCCTTCGCCGGCCTCGAGAAGATCATCGCCCAGCGCGGGCGCGGCACCTCGATCGGCTTCGGGGCGGACGTGCGGGGACCGGACGAGCGCCAGACCGGTGCGATCCTGCGGGACGTCGAACCGGAGGACCTGCTGAAATTCGGCCTGATCCCCGAATTCGTCGGCCGGCTGCCGGTGGTCGCGACCCTGTCCGACCTGGACGAGGCGGCGCTGATGGAGATCCTCACCAAGCCTAAGAACGCCCTGGTGAAGCAGTACCAGAGGCTGTTCGAGATGGAGGATGTCCGGCTGGAGTTCGCCGACGAAGCGTTGAAGGGCATCGCCAACAAGGCCATCGCGCGGAAGACCGGCGCCCGCGGACTGCGCTCGATCATGGAAGGCATCCTGCTGGATCCCATGTTCGAGCTGCCCGGGCTCCAGGGCGTGGAGGAGATCATGATCAACAAGGAAGTTGTCGAGGGACGGTCCAAGCCTCTCTACATCTATTCCGACAGGCGCGGCGACCTGGCGCCCGGAGCGTGAGTTCCCGTGCCGCTCCTTCGAGGTGTCAAGACCTTGAAGGGGCGGCCTGTCTGGACCACGTTAGGATCAAGCCGCCACCTGTCCTTACGCCCACCAGGGGTGAGACTCCTTTCAGGCCCATATCGGGCTGACGGCCTTCACACGAGAGGCGCACCATATGTTTGAAATCCCCCGTGGAGCTTTGTACCCGGTCCTGCCGCTGAGGGACATCGTCGTCTTTCCGCACATGATCGTGCCGCTGTTCGTAGGGCGCGAGAAGTCCGTGCGGGCGCTGGAAGACGTGATGAAGGACGACAAGCAGATCCTGCTGGTCACCCAGAAGAACGCGGCCCAGGACGATCCTTCCCCGGCGGACATCTACTCCGTCGGTACCGTCGGTACGGTGCTCCAACTGCTGAAGCTTCCGGACGGCACCGTCAAGGTGCTGGTCGAGGGCGGCCAGCGGGCGTCGATCACCAAGTTTTCCGAGAACGACGATTTCTTCCAGGCACATGCCGAACTGATCGACGAAAAGGCCGGCGAGGCCCAGGAGCTCGAAGCCCTGTCCCGCGCCGTCGTCTCGCAGTTCGAGCAGTACATCAAGCTCAACAAGAAGATTCCGCCCGAGGTCCTGGTCTCGATCAACCAGATCGACGAGGCCGGCAAGCTGGCCGATACGGTCGCCTCGCATCTGGCGCTGAAGATACCCGAGAAGCAGCAGCTGCTGGAGACCGCCACGGTCGGCGAGCGGCTGGAGCGGGTCTACGCCTTCATGGAAGGCGAGATCGGCGTCCTTCAAGTCGAGAAGCGCATCCGGAACCGCGTCAAGCGGCAGATGGAGAAGACCCAGCGCGAGTACTACCTGAACGAGCAGCTGAAGGCCATCCAGAAGGAGCTGGGCGAGTCGGAGGACGGTCGCGACGAGGTCGCTGAGCTGGAAGACCGGATCAACAAGACCCGCCTGTCCAAGGACGCGCGCGAGAAGGCGCTGGCCGAGCTGAAGAAGCTGCGGTCCATGAGCCCGATGTCGGCCGAGGCGACGGTCGTCCGCAACTACCTGGACTGGATCGTCAGCATTCCCTGGAAGAAGCGCACGAAGATCAAGCGCGACATCAAGCTGGCCGAGAGCGTGCTGAACGCCGACCATTTCGGCCTGGAGAAGGTCAAGGAGCGCATCCTCGAGTACCTCGCCGTCCAGCAGCGCATGACCAAGGTCAAGGGTCCGATCCTGTGCCTGGTCGGCCCGCCCGGCGTCGGCAAGACCTCGCTCGGCAAGTCGATCGCCAAGGCCACCGGTCGCAACTTCGTCCGCATGTCGCTGGGCGGAGTCCGTGACGAGGCCGAGGTCCGCGGCCACCGCAGGACCTATATCGGCTCGATGCCCGGCAAGGTCATCCAGGGCATGAAGAAGGCGAAGTCGTCCAACCCGCTGTTCCTGCTGGACGAGGTAGACAAGCTCGGCTCCGACTGGCGCGGCGATCCGTCGTCGGCCCTGCTCGAGGTGCTCGATCCGGAGCAGAACGGCACCTTCGCCGACCATTACCTGGAGGTCGACTACGACCTGTCGGACGTGATGTTCGTCTGCACGGCCAACACGCTGCGCATGCCGCAGCCGCTGCTTGACCGCATGGAGATCATCCGCGTCGCCGGCTACACCGAGGACGAGAAGGTCGAGATCGCCAAGCGCCACCTGCTGGAGAAGCAGCTCAAGTCGCACGGCCTGAAGAAAGGTGAGTTCACCGTTTCCGACGACGCCCTGCGCGACCTGATCCGCTACTACACCCGGGAGGCCGGCGTCCGCAGCCTGGAACGCGAGATCGCCAACCTTGCCCGGAAGGCGATCAAGGAGATCCTGATGAAGGGTCTCGACAAGGTCCAGATCAACCGCCGCAACCTCGACAAGTATGCCGGCGTCCGCAAGTTCCGCTAC is a genomic window containing:
- the lon gene encoding endopeptidase La, which translates into the protein MFEIPRGALYPVLPLRDIVVFPHMIVPLFVGREKSVRALEDVMKDDKQILLVTQKNAAQDDPSPADIYSVGTVGTVLQLLKLPDGTVKVLVEGGQRASITKFSENDDFFQAHAELIDEKAGEAQELEALSRAVVSQFEQYIKLNKKIPPEVLVSINQIDEAGKLADTVASHLALKIPEKQQLLETATVGERLERVYAFMEGEIGVLQVEKRIRNRVKRQMEKTQREYYLNEQLKAIQKELGESEDGRDEVAELEDRINKTRLSKDAREKALAELKKLRSMSPMSAEATVVRNYLDWIVSIPWKKRTKIKRDIKLAESVLNADHFGLEKVKERILEYLAVQQRMTKVKGPILCLVGPPGVGKTSLGKSIAKATGRNFVRMSLGGVRDEAEVRGHRRTYIGSMPGKVIQGMKKAKSSNPLFLLDEVDKLGSDWRGDPSSALLEVLDPEQNGTFADHYLEVDYDLSDVMFVCTANTLRMPQPLLDRMEIIRVAGYTEDEKVEIAKRHLLEKQLKSHGLKKGEFTVSDDALRDLIRYYTREAGVRSLEREIANLARKAIKEILMKGLDKVQINRRNLDKYAGVRKFRYGEAELEDLVGVTTGLAWTEVGGELLSIEAVMLPGKGKVTTTGKLGDVMKESVQAAESYVKSRAAVFGIRPDLFGKKDIHVHVPEGATPKDGPSAGVAMVTSIVSVLTGIPVRKDVAMTGEITLRGRVLPIGGLKEKLLAALRGGLKTVLIPKDNEKDLAEIPDNVKKGLRIIPVSMGDEVLQHALTQPLVPIEWSEPSEEAQVTPPGGDTDREEVIRH